From the Chanos chanos chromosome 7, fChaCha1.1, whole genome shotgun sequence genome, the window TCTCTTTGCGGTTCAAACTGAAACAACTTCCTGAATGTGTCAGaatgtaattaatattttttaaaggtttgtttgagaataataatattaaataatattaaaaataaaaaaacgtGTATGGTACATACAAAGATTTGGGCAACTTGTCAGTTAGTGCTAAATAAAATACCAATGATCAATACCTCCTTTGGCAGTTATAAGAGTATCTATGTCCTTTGTGTAACCAGgagtttttccctcttttccctgTATCTCAACTGAGAtgactatttttcttttctgtacttcatgctttgaaatacatttttgattatTGTCTTTCTGAAATATCCGAGCCTCTTTAACCTTCACGAGCCTAAGGTCTTGTGCGATGACAGCTGGGAAAGTTTCTTTCCCAAACACTATCTGCTGTGATTGCGGCCAAACAGTATAgtttttgttgctttatttCAAAGCGGTTCGTTCTGAAAAACATCACCCTTATCAAAGTTTTCTTCCAGAAACTTTAGGCAACTAGGACATGTTGATCATTGTTGGGCACATATTGTAGACCAATGAATGAAAGAACCTCAGTGTTACTTTACCTGTTCTGTACATGTTGTGCAGAGTCCAATGAGCCAACGAGATTTGTTTTGCAGATCAGACCAATTTTAAGACAAGTGTgttaaagatattttatttacagactTTACCCTAAGTTCTGTTTCTTGACAATGTGTCTGGCCATTGAAAATTTCTGCTGGAAGTGTATCAAgttgtttgtaatgttttctcGTTTTGTAAGAGtcagatgttttttctttttttttaatttctctgatAATATGGGAGTCCATGGATGATCAAACTAGACAAAACAACAATCTCAGGGGTGCATAACATGTTTCACATAATTCCAACTAGAAAAACACTTTCAAAGAAGTATAATTACACTACTATTCAGTGTTGGAATAAGGGATGTgtggatagtttttttttatcatctaaAATTAATCTTTCAATCTAAACATGGCAAACCCATAAACAATGGTGAAAGACAAGCTGAACTACAAAGCCCATCAGCGCTGCCGCAAgcacatgttaaatgaatggaCTGAGTCCACTCCATTGGATGCTCTGGTAAAGTGCAGGGTACCTGCAAATAAACGCATTAAGACTGAATGTACCTGAGGCAATAAATAGCTCAATTTGGCAAGGAGGCAGTTCTTAATAGGGCTGCCTGTGAGTTCTTAGAGAGGATCATTTTAGTCACGCTGTGTAGCTATTTTACAATAAGAAATGCGAACAACAGcttaaaaaataacagaacagaTGTCGTAGAGTGAAGGCACCATCATGTCGGTAATTCATGTAAGCAGTGATTGTACAATCACATTTATCACAAATTTATGTAAGTGTCTGACTCATGTACATGGATTTTAATGTCCACATGTGTCACTATCTATATGCTTCTATACATCTATTACTGTGAGCATTTGTGTACATGGaaatgcgtgtgtgagtgtgtgagagagagagagagaaaaagagaaggagagagagggagggacggagagagagagagagacagagagagagagagaatgagtagtGCATAGAGAAACTATGAGTGACCCCATTGCTGTATTTGAGTGTGGTTTGATAGGCAGGCCTATTGGAGAAACAGTGTTATTATGGGTTTACAATAGACAAAGAGCCAATGACTCATCCTCAGTGATGATACTCTGTCATTCAGAGagaactgaacaactttcaccctgacacacatatcacacagaaATACCACAGGACAACTTACACATCATGGTGCAACTGTGACACatccaaaaacacaacatattaTTAATGTCAGCAAGCTTGCATTTAcatgagtgtgttggtgtttttgaGTTAGTCATTTGGCCATTAATGCAGATGTATACAAACGCACAATAGATTCTGGTagatgttttggtttttgtataaaattttttaaaaaatcatgtaCAAAATATTATATGTTAGAAAAAGTCAAtacaataaaagtaaaaaagaaagggaaaaaaaaacaggtctgtaATACTGAACATTGTCTCCTGACACACAAAATTGTTGTATGAAgcaaaaatcttaaaaaaaaaaaattacaaaataactCATCTCTTCATAggcaaaatatcaaatatcattGTCAAGTTTTACAAACACTCTGAGCTCATAGCTCTGGAGttgaaacatatttaaacataacCAACGACACAGAAtgtaaggacacacacatactgttttgAACGTGACCCTTTTTAAGTGCCACGTGGTGTCAAGGTCAATGTAAGGCACCAAAACATGGCACAAAGTAATTCTGAGGTTGGAGGATAGATGGATTCTGAAGTGATGTCATTCCCATCCTGCTCTCCAATGGAACCAGacgacacagaaacacaaatgtgACTCCACAGGGACAGATGTTTGACTCCGAGTAACATCGGGTGACATCATCCCCCGGTGATGTCACATCGAGTTTTGTTTCGCTTGCTCTTGCTACATTAGTTGCCTAGCTTGAGGGATATGGTGTGTGGGATGTCAGTACATTGACATGTCTGCTTGTAATGGAGGCAGTTATACGTTATAGCAAGGACTTCACCCACGTGCCGATACTGACACAATCACGCGAGCTTGTTCTCGCTTTgagatgatgtttgtgtaattgtttaaaaaaaaaaaaaaaaagaagaagacaaaatccTTGCTTAACAATTCTGTTTGGTCCAATTAATATTTCTTGTCTGCTCTCTCTAAATTTGCTCTCTGGACTTTGACTGTTAAGTGCTTTGTGATCCATAAGCAGTGCAAATACAACTTTTCAATGCAGCTGTGAAGTAGataacgcttttttttttttttaaatcaccaaCCATTTCTTCTTTGTTAGAGTTCTCCACTTATTATTCCACTTGCTCTGTCTTCCTAAGGTTTGTCCCACTGATTTTCACATCAGCATGTTTTTAAGTCCCTTAAGCCGACGCCAGATGAGACTGGTAGGCATGAGACGCTTGATGTTCTGCAAAGCCTGCTTGTGAGCACTTTGATGGATCTCGACGTGTCACAAGGCGTCAGACTATAAGTGAATCTCTGCTTAGAAGAGTGTTCTGTTAAGACAGAAAAGATTGAGAGTGAAGCGTGAATGACCTGCCCAAAAGCAGTGCCGCAGGGAGAACAATTCAGCTCATGCTTGATTAGTCAAGTCTGGCGGTGAGAATGGGGAGGAGCTTCAGAGAACAGGGAAGTCATGCTCTTTACATTAAGTCTCTTAATGCCATGTCACACAATCTAGTTTATATAAGAAATGCAACTCAAACAAACtggttaaaacaacaaaataggagaaaaaaaaagcttgaactGAATCCTAATGAACGTAATGAAGTTGCCAATAGCAACCAAAAGCATTAGTTTAGTAGAAACTTACAAATAATCGTGAAGATGAGATAGGTCAGTTAGCTTGGCAGACCCTTGTCTCAGATTATCCCTCTCACCTGCTCAACAAACCTTTAAAGGTGCACTCCATAAGATTTTCTAAGTTTATCATTTCGTAGTATAGGATTCTTTAATATCAGGCCTAATCAGTGAGGCATCTTGCATTGCtggttgtttttgctgttttttggtTTCCCATGAAACTCACTGCAACTAAAGCTTATACAGTGTGCTTCAGCTGGCTGTAATCCTTGCCAAACACTCTCAGAAATGCGTCTGATTTCATGTGTTGTGATaaacacattaagaaaaaaaagtggttcTGTCTGTATATTAGAAAATCCCAGGCAGTACACACcggtcttgggggggggggggggggggtcctttgACGTTCTTTAGACTGATCTATATGAGGTAAGATTAAAAGAAGTGCTTTGGACTGTGAGAGCTTAAGCGTTTGATTAAAATGGCCCCCACAGACCAGGCAGTTCAACGCCTGTTGCGTAAAGTCCTGATCAAAGACTCTGTGTTACCTTTTAAATCTCCCAAATAAGAATATGTCTGATTCCCCTCCATTAAAAGACGTTCAGCTTCTGTTAGTCTCGTTAGAATTTGCGCTGTGTGCTAAagatatttgaaaataaaatagagaTGCCagcaaatttgtttttgttttgttttttttttgtcttttttgcacAATATTTTTTGAGGCTCTCTTGTTACCTGTGTACAGGTTATTTTCTGTTGTTGAACCGAGGTACAAAGCGAACCGTGACTGTAAAACCTAGGTTTGAATCAAACTGTGGAGGGAGTTCATCAATAAATCCCTACAAGATAGATATAAGATAAAAAGATAGATATAGTTGTGAACTACAGTGATGATTGCTAGTATTAGAAAATCTTACAGAGTGcatctgtgacagaaaatgTCCTTTGTGAAGAACATATTGTATTCTTCAAGAATGCCATAATGAGAAAATAGCGTACAGTGATAATAGTGATCATAGACCTTCTGTCCCACCTTAAAAGAGTCTAGGCAAAGATGATTATTCTCTCAGATTAAGAAAAATGTTAGCATTTCCTTTAGGTGCCTCTACCTGCCCATATGAAGAGGTCATGATATTCATGGCTCTACAGGTAACTCACCACTTTACGAGGtttgctctgctcctctctgccctCTTGTCCTGTCTGCGAGGAGCCCTGAGCAGACCGCGTGTAGGCGAGAGGTCGTTGGGGTGACTCGTTGTCACGGTAACGCTCCAACTCCCTCTCCGAGTATGGTGGCAGAGAGTCATCCTCCTCCCTGGGGCGGTTGCTAGGCGACCGGCTACGAAGCCGTTCGCTGCTTTTTTTCGAACTGCTCTTGGAGGGCGTGTCCGAACCGTCCTCGCGCCTCCTGCTCCTGTTGCTGCTCCCTCCTGACCTGGCTTTGCGCTCCAGTAGTCTGTTAAGGAGAGAGTCGTCATAGTCCCGCCCACTCCCGTTCTCCCGACCGCTCGAGTCCCCTCCGCTATGGCTCCGGTCACTTCCGTCACGGCGCGAGAACAACCGGTCACTGTCCCATGTGCCCCGTCGCTTCCCAGGTAAGGGAGGGGGGCTCGGGGGGAGTGGGCGACCCCTTTTGATCTCAGCTGGGCTGTCCTTGGCACGATAACGCTGGGTCCTTTCCCTGTACTGTGGGTAACGATCGTGATCCTGATCTCGATCTCGATCTCGATCTCGCTCACGGTCCTTTGCCCTGTAGTCCTCTTCCCGGTCAAATTCACCATGGCGACCCCGTTGCATATAAGTCATGGCAAACTCCTCCAGCTCGTCCAGGGAGCCTGTGCGTCCGCCCATAAGAAACGCCTTCCTTTGCAAATGCTCTGAACGAGGGTTCCACCTGAAATACATCCCAAAGGTGGAGAAAAATTATACGCACATCTTCACCAAAAGAGGTTCAGACCGTACACGTAACTAATGGTGGCATCCTCAAAATtagttctgttgtttttcagtgatcAACAGAGCCTAAAATATACATACTCAAACAAATTACACCTTCCAAAAGAGAATCCTCCTTCCTTACCTGCCAGGCTGGTCCTCCTCTAACCGGTTACCTCGGTGATGGTGCCGAGCGGCACTTCTCCCATGGACAGGGGACAGATCTCTTTGGAGATCTGGTGGATCGTCATGGTCAGGAATGGCAGGAAGCGCCTTTCTCTGGACCTGCCGGTAGGTCTGGCGGAAGTCTGTGTCTGCCTCGTGGAGGGAACtgagttctgattggctgcaggctgccaaaacaaaaaaaaatggatgttcCATGGAGATTGGGTAGGATCACCTTGAACGTTTTGACTTTCTTCACTTAACAATCGATAAACAATTCCTTTGACAGTAGATTATCTTAGTCTCATAGGTGGGTCCAAATGTGACCACAAATACAGCTGTACACATGTAAAGCATTAAGCAAACCAGTAAtggaaaagtgaaaagaaaatcaatggGTGAAACGTGATTGTGTCTCCTCGTCTCAGCGCTGCAGTATACGCTGGTTCACACAGGCTACTCTGCAGTATGCGGTGATTGACGCCTGTTGTTAAATATCCATTAACATTCTCCATATGacgaagagaaaaagacagctgTTAAAAAGATGTCCGCAATTACATATAATAACTGAATGTCTGTTCAGTGCAAAGGCCTGTCCGAGGATTGTCTGTAGCCCCGCGGATAAGGAGTTTGGCAGTAAATAATTTCTAAAAAGTAGTTTCCACTTTCTGAAAAAATGACTGGGTAGCATCAACTTTAGAAATGGCAAAAGAAAGTGGAAACTTATAAGCAAACAGTGGAAGGAAAAACTTTTAAAAGTAACCTTTTGATAGGATAAAAACTACTTGTACCATTTACGCAGAGTCGAAAATAACTCAAGACATTTTCAGTTGTCGGGGAAAAGTGGTGCTTTTCTACTTCCATTGGCGTAACACCATCTACAGCTCATCTGGAACCTCGTCCCCTTTTTTGCCCAATCACAACACTTTCATTTGATAGCAATGAGGCAGAATCGCCGCGTTGGGAGACACAAAGAGGCATTGATGGTGTCAGCTAGTTGAAGCACTAAACCGTAGAGAGCAGGAgcactcagagagagatgaaaaggagagacagagagagagagagaaggagagagagggcaaataGTGAATAGATCCCTGTAGATTGAAGACTAGTGTGGAACATGCAGTCAGTACACAGGTGCCATGCCAGGGCTTACAGTTGTGGCTGCTGAGGGTCTTGGAGGGGTTGAACTGAGCCAGCTCCCTCTCCACATACTGGAGCATCTTCAGGGAGTTCTGATCCGGCGTGGTCTGGACACGATACGCACTATGCACTATGGGGacagattgtgtgtttgtgtgtgtgtgtgtgtgtgtgtgtgtatggttctaCGATGAGTTTAAGCTTTTGCGTACAGACAAAATCAATAAAGTCTAAAAATTCTATCGTGGATTTgctaaaaatgatttatttctaTATGAAAGATAGCTAAATCAGTCTTCTATGAAAACACATAAGGATTAAACTGACTTGGCATGGTGTTTGCCTTTGGTCGTTCTGATCTGTGTGCCTTATATGTTTATGATCCAACAACATTTAAACAGCGTAATCTATTAAAAAAAGCTATTTGAGCGTTTAAACTGTGAAAAGGTAAACATCAGATATCAAGAGGACTTTATATCAAGTCAATTTTGGTAACAATGTCTTTACTCTCCAATCTGGTGTAATCTTTCCATTATCAGCTTTTATACACAAATGAACTGATAAGCTCCACAGATAACatacaacatgaaaaaacacacaacagctttcagTCTCCACATGAGAGCTGCTCAATATCAGCACCACGGAATATTTATAAGAGCCATGAAACCTGAGAATTCACACATTTCACTcaaaaaaattcatttgatACATCTGTAGGAAAACCATGTAGTTACTATATTATAATGCATAATAACATGTTTCTTGTATTTACCTTTTTTACACTGACTACTACATTACTATTGCACATTAACTTCCcactctgacttttttttcagtttacccCTGAATCAGACAGGTTCATATTCTGTGGGGTTCTTAACCGATACGTAATTCTACGGCTCAGGGCAGCGTTTTTGCATCTCGGTTTGCCTTCATCCTATGACTCCGCGCACTCACCTGCGGCAGCGTTGCTCTCCAGAGAAGGAGCTGCGGACATTTTGGAGTCGATGAGCGAGGGCGGGGCGATGGGCACCATGGTGGGCACTCCGGGGACATAGAAAGGAGGGTACATGGCTATAGATGTGGACGGGGTGGTCTTAATCCCCTTCCCTGCCTCATACACTGGAGGGAGAAGGTAAGTGGATAAGTGGATTAGAACAAGAAGTGGGTCACTTTATTGAGGACAGCAAAATGGCACTGCTTCATATctcccaccaaaaaaaaatttagatAATATTTCAGTGCATTGAATTCTTTTTGTCAATGATTTCCTTGGGTGTTTAAAAGTGCTGTtcttaaaaactgaaatatagaTAGATTGAGATTTTGAGATTAATATGTAGAGTGTGTCATCTCCGTTATGTATATGGACATTCTATTCATTTTTCAGCAAGTGAAAATATCTTAAAATTTAACCCCTGCCCTTTAAAACAATCAGGATTGATCTATTGCATTTGAAGTATGTGAAATAATCATGTAAATCTAAATCTTGTGGCCCATCCTTTTAACCCAAGAACATAATTAATCAGCGACTGAATTAATCAGCGACAAGCAGTTGTTTGAAAACTTGTGGCTATGCACTCAAGAAATAAAAGTTGGTTTTGGagttgttaatttattcacgaGTTACACTGTCCTCATAAGTGCTTCAAACAGGACAACAAATTATTCAGTGTTACTTTAATGCACTATGTATCAAGGCCTGGCATCTAGAAACGTCATAGCCACCCAgctaatgaataaataacataTAAAAACAATTTGGCAGACTTCTCTCAGGCAACACCCTTCAGGTGTTTATAGATTTTGCAGTACTACGTAAATATGTGGTACTCACAGTGACGTGGACAACAGCACGTATCCGGGCAACAACAGCATCGCACGTAGCAACAGCAGGAGTGAGGGCAACACTGGCACCAGCAGATACCCACCAACAGGATAAACAGGATGCTACCAAGGACTACAGCTCCCACAAACACCCactctaaaaacacaaaaataatggaGCAATGTATGGATTATTTCGTAAGCAATCACCTCCTCCGTAAACACCTATGaataaaggaagaaaacaagCTCCACAGATAACCAtcaatcaaagagaaaaaaatgtattttgtcagCCTTCCAGCGAAACGTCTCATCAACAAACTTCTGGTTTAACGTTACCAGGAACCCAAGAACCGCATCTCTCATAAACATTCCTGAACAGAATTGTTTTGCCAAGCCAATCAGGAATGAATTGCAATTTCGCTAAACgacatttaacacaaacagcCACTGTGGAGccagatattaaaaaaaaaaaaaaaaaatctaccataCCCTCAATATCTAATCTTAATTACTCTTAACAAATATCATTTAAAGAATAAGGGCAAGATGCCACCAATTCAATCCGCAGTCTTCAGCAAGTATTCATTCtgacaatgagagagtgaaaaaaaatgaagcaccCTGCCAAAGGTTATAAATTAGGGATGACAGCCTTGAAAACTTTTATAGTTGTCCCACATCCCATCCACTGAGGACAGACGTTTAGGAGAGGAAGATGGGGGGGAGACAGTCAAATAGCTCCGGAAGCAGAgtaattatttatgtttgtctgGGCAGCACACCCTagctctccacacacaaaaacatgcattcacacacatacatgcacaaacaaactcattaaGACAGAGACCATGTAGTATCAGGGTCACAGAATCTACTGATTTGACCTCTGTGCGCATTCTGACTGGGTGTGTTCTGTTCTGGAGTTTACACAAAGAGGTCAAGGGGGGGCCTCACTTCAACATGACCAAATGACAAAATCAGCGAAAATATTAAAGTCAGCACTTTCAAAGATTTAGTGACCCAcatatgagagacagaaagtttCCTTAATTGTCCAGTTATCCTTGGAACAAGCCAGTTAGGAGGCATCAAAAACAAGATTTCGCATGCATTAGCATTTAAACACAATGTTAAGGAGACTGGGGCTTGTTCTCTGATAGATTGTGTTTTTACATAATGAATAAACTATTCAGCCCTTACTGAAAAAGGTTTGACTTGCTGATCAGCACTTTCATATCAGCAAGACAAgcagcacagaggaaaacatgcagagaatGTGCAGGAGTTCACAACCCACAGTACAGTCACCGGAGATAACACACAACTTGTGCGTCCGTGTGATTCTGACGCAGTGGGAGCTACATATCTCAGTTACTTTTCTTCTCAAGTGACTGATCCTTAATAAAAGTCCTATTAAATAACTAAGCTTTTCAAACCTGCACTGACTCATAGACTGAGCTCTAACACATTGTGTATTAGAGATAACtttcacactgtcactgttcaaaaacacaaaggagaTGCAGTCTATAGTCGGTTAACAGTCCCTTCACTTACAAGGCTTAATCTTAAACATTCATTTCCTCATTAGTCCACATGGCAACCCTAATTATGGACTTCCTTCGGGTGGAAACAAACCCATAATACAAATAATCTGATTCCGTTTGAACTGTAAACACGTTCTCAGACATTAAACCAAACGAAGATCAGATTACGTTAATAGTGTCATGGTTTCTGCCACAGACTGACCCAGTAAGATACTGGTTTAATTTAGAACACTGTTTCATTCCCAAAAACTCGAAAACCATTTGGACAGCATACTGTCAAACCAGCCCTGTGCTGGCAAATCTCGTTACATTTATCCTGAGCATGTTGATTGAGAAGTCATACCAGATTCAATGAGCTAGagcaagtcatttttttttttttttttttttttttatcagtaactCCCCGGGGCTGAATTTGAAATCTTTGAATAACTGAATTATGACGCAAGTTCTGAGCTAACACCAAAAAGttcatgtaaaaataaaaaaatttaaaaaatctttaaaaactAACTTTGGAAAACTCTGACTCCCTTATGACGGTATATGATACTGTTTAGTTTATGCCTTAATGATAAACCAAGAAATTTTCAACATGAAGATGGCTCCTTAGAAGACAGTGGAGCTGCCTTTGATTATTGGACAAAGATAAATTATACCGGAAATGACCAGCCGGCAAGAGCGTGGCAGGAAGTGTTAGAAGAGAGGAAATTTCAGTGAGCAAATACAGACAGGTGAGGGCACAACCCTACCTGGCATAAACTGCACCTCAAACTCAGGCAGGAGATCATCAGTCACACCTGTCTtacctggagaaagagagagggagacagaagaaaaaagaacaggtgTGAAGGACAGACGAAGAGGAGACagatgtacagaaaaaaaaggagtatttgttcaggacagagagaagtgacAAGTTGCATGCagtaaaaggaagagaaaagagagaaggaatcAGATGGACATCGCCTTGGAAGGTAGAGCAGGCATATGTTATAACAGATTTATTAACTGCATGAGTGAGGTTATTTCAGGTTCGTATAGCCACATCTCTAAACTGCGTACCCTGTTTCTATAAATCGTTCAAAGTGTGATTATAAGGAACACAGATTCCAAATGACTTCTGCTGATCCCTGAAGCATGTTATATATGTACCTAACATTCAGATAAAGTTAAATAAAGTCAAAAtcaagtcaaaaaagaaaagaaagaagacttctttcagtgctctgtttgtctgcttgtGGCTGAACATGAGCCAAGCGGTAAAAAGCATATCCAGCAGTGATCTCACACGGTCATTGCAGACTCGCGGTGCACAGAACTCGAACAAGTCACAGCATAAACTCCTGATAAACATGCTTCGCTGAGGGACAGACTTAACCAGTCTAACAATAATTAGTGAACAGGAAACTTCAATTTAAACTTGTGAGACAACCCTTTCCAGATCCGTTTCAGTTTCCACAACTTGTAAGTCAAAgaagtttttaaaaatggaatcCTGCCCACCCAGTTAAGAGGGATAAAATTTGAGTATTCATGTAAATCTCCGAAAAGGTTACGCAGTGAGTTGCATCATAGCTTCAAGTAGAAGTTGTTTTGCTTTCTCGCTTGATATAGTCTGTCTCTGAAATTTCACTTTGTGTCTATCAATaggtgtctccctctctttttgatCAATGATGTCCACAGAGCAGCAAACATTCCctcaacaaaaacagcaggagGAGGTAAAGAGCAAGGATGTGAGAGCATTCTTTTCTCTGAATCACCTAAACCTAAAGAGTAGTTAGGTAAAATGAGCAAGAGACTAGACAATATgccttaaataaacaaacaagtattTATCGCAGACATAACCAAGGTACATGATCAAACGGGCTATTTGATACTGATCTCGTTCTGGCGTTATCATTGCCGAAGTGTGCCAGAGACAGGGGCAGGAAGTCTGACGGCTGGTTCGGCAAATATTTTCTCCAGTAAT encodes:
- the ildr2 gene encoding immunoglobulin-like domain-containing receptor 2; translated protein: MLGVSWCEGVQVTVRDDRRFAMLFQSVILPCQYSSVSTQTPVVQWWYKSYCRDRTRDAFSFPETLGVRGSELGASSHLDCGDSSRTVRIVASGHGSSITLPEYYKGRDISIINKADLRIGELQWGDSGVYYCKVVISDDLEGQNEAKVELLVLGKTGVTDDLLPEFEVQFMPEWVFVGAVVLGSILFILLVGICWCQCCPHSCCCYVRCCCCPDTCCCPRHLYEAGKGIKTTPSTSIAMYPPFYVPGVPTMVPIAPPSLIDSKMSAAPSLESNAAAVHSAYRVQTTPDQNSLKMLQYVERELAQFNPSKTLSSHNSCSQSELSSLHEADTDFRQTYRQVQRKALPAIPDHDDPPDLQRDLSPVHGRSAARHHHRGNRLEEDQPGRWNPRSEHLQRKAFLMGGRTGSLDELEEFAMTYMQRGRHGEFDREEDYRAKDRERDRDRDRDQDHDRYPQYRERTQRYRAKDSPAEIKRGRPLPPSPPPLPGKRRGTWDSDRLFSRRDGSDRSHSGGDSSGRENGSGRDYDDSLLNRLLERKARSGGSSNRSRRREDGSDTPSKSSSKKSSERLRSRSPSNRPREEDDSLPPYSERELERYRDNESPQRPLAYTRSAQGSSQTGQEGREEQSKPRKVNTLLSRDSLIV